A single window of Ictalurus furcatus strain D&B chromosome 3, Billie_1.0, whole genome shotgun sequence DNA harbors:
- the LOC128606112 gene encoding tapasin, translating into MRDISTIYKLSVITFALLGGACSSRCSVLECWFVQERPGGGGFSGMSQEKSVLYIRTAPDSEKLERKPPSDVSPSRIYYVSDPASTFCSSALHPPEGTVHKPQCEINPFTPQASMVKWAAPLTASGQSPVYLSADWFSVAAQGLNGELTLANVMRASTGSKEPSVILSVSSTTSTVRTRLGEPVLLDCGFWVDPSSPLHGSGFAVEWRYQFRGEGRLVLAYDGMNDRFAEMSETDAELDIVGLDKTRNASLVLKEAQVRHVGTYICTVYLPHLLAQVALDLEVVEPPSVAVYPSSLPLSVPGQVVTVHCEASGFFPLSLDLDWEFTDAEGKKLSLGQGSVTGHRQAKDGTFSQSSRLELDSFKLGLGRGGEVSCIAKHKGGSRRATVTLNVIGVSAPSIEDSMAMVAVALILYGVIKIFFWTFSSNDTSNGEPSDKKEK; encoded by the exons ATGAGGGATATTTCCACCATCTATAAACTCTCTGTGATTACTTTTGCGCTGCTGGGCGGTG CGTGCAGTTCAAGATGCTCGGTGTTGGAGTGCTGGTTTGTTCAGGAGAGGCCGGGTGGTGGAGGTTTCTCAGGAATGAGCCAGGAGAAATCCGTGCTGTACATCAGAACCGCCCCCGATAGCGAGAAGCTTGAACGGAAACCTCCGTCAGACGTCAGTCCGTCCAGAATTTACTACGTGTCTG ATCCTGCGTCCACTTTCTGCAGCTCTGCCCTCCATCCACCAGAGGGCACTGTGCACAAACCGCAGTGTGAGATAAACCCTTTCACCCCTCAAGCCTCCATGGTGAAATGGGCCGCCCCTCTCACCGCCTCGGGACAAAGCCCCGTCTACCTGAGCGCCGACTGGTTTTCTGTAGCAGCACAAGGTCTTAACGGAGAACTGACGCTGGCGAATGTGATGCGGGCGTCGACGGGTTCTAAAGAGCCGAGCG TAATCCTCAGCGTCTCCAGTACAACCTCCACAGTCCGCACCAGACTGGGAGAACCGGTCCTCCTAGACTGTGGGTTCTGGGTCGACCCGTCTTCACCTCTGCACGGTTCTGGCTTCGCTGTGGAGTGGCGCTACCAGTTCCGGGGTGAAGGCAGGCTGGTCTTGGCCTACGACGGAATGAACGATCGCTTCGCTGAGATGTCAGAGACAGACGCTGAGTTGGACATCGTGGGTCTTGACAAGACACGAAACGCATCGCTGGTTCTGAAAGAGGCCCAAGTGAGACATGTTGGGACTTACATCTGCACCGTTTACCTGCCTCACCTTCTGGCTCAGGTGGCCTTAGACCTGGAGGTAGTGG AGCCTCCATCTGTGGCGGTCTACCCCTCCTCTCTGCCGCTGTCTGTCCCGGGGCAGGTGGTGACAGTCCACTGCGAGGCTTCCGGTTTCTTTCCCCTGTCTCTGGACCTGGACTGGGAATTCACTGACGCTGAGGGGAAGAAGCTCTCGCTCGGTCAGGGTAGCGTGACGGGCCACAGGCAGGCCAAAGACGGGACCTTCAGCCAGAGCTCTCGCTTAGAGCTCGACTCGTTTAAACTGGGACTCGGGCGAGGCGGAGAGGTCAGCTGCATCGCCAAACACAAGGGAGGATCTCGACGGGCCACTGTGACTCTGAATGTCATCG GTGTCAGTGCTCCGTCTATTGAGGACTCCATGGCCATGGTCGCTGTGGCTCTCATACTTTACGGTGTAATAAAGATCTTTTTCTGGACTTTCAGCTCTAACG ACACGAGCAATGGAGAACCCAGCGATAAG AAGGAAAAATAA
- the spcs3 gene encoding signal peptidase complex subunit 3 translates to MNTVLSRANSLFAFSLSVMAALTFGCFITTAFRDRSVPVNIHVSRVFLKNVDDFTGPRERSDLGFVTFDLSADLRPIFDWNVKQLFLYLSAEYATKSNALNQVVLWDKIVQRGQNTRLELKEMKTKYYFFDDGNGLRANRNVTLTLSWNVVPNAGILPLVMGSGHVSVPFPESYESTKSY, encoded by the exons ATGAATACGGTTTTATCGAGGGCGAACTCGCTGTTCGCATTTTCTCTCAGTGTAATGGCCGCTCTCACTTTCGGCTGCTTCATCACAACGGCGTTCAGAGACAGAAGCGTTCCGGTGAATATACACGTCTCCAGAGTGTTCCT AAAAAACGTGGATGACTTTACAGGACCAAGAGAAAGGAGTGATTTGGGTtttgtgacctttgacctttctgCTG ATCTGCGGCCGATATTTGACTGGAACGTGAAGCAGCTCTTCCTCTATCTATCTGCTGAATACGCAACCAAAAGCAAT GCGCTGAACCAGGTGGTCCTATGGGACAAGATCGTTCAGAGAGGACAGAACACCAGACTTGAACTGAAGGAAATGAAGACCAAATACTACTTCTTTGACGATGGAAATGGCCTGAG GGCGAATAGGAACGtgactctcactctctcctggAACGTGGTGCCGAACGCCGGGATCTTGCCGTTGGTCATGGGCTCGGGTCACGTCTCAGTGCCGTTCCCCGAATCGTACGAAAGCACCAAGAGCTACTGA